In Saccharothrix syringae, the following are encoded in one genomic region:
- a CDS encoding IS5 family transposase (programmed frameshift) yields the protein MARRRPWEVEDELWELIEPLLPKVERRFRYPGRRRLDDRKVLCGILFVLYTGIRWEFLPQELGYGSGMTCWRRLRDWTEAGVWPRLHELLLAKLQAAGALDWSRAAVDSSSIRAVKGGPKTGPSPVDRARTGSKHHLITDGGGVPLAVTLTGANRNDVTQLLPLLDAVPPVRGRRGRPRRRPDRVYADRGYDHDTYRRQVRAKGVRPFIARRGVEHGSGLGVHRWVVEQALALLHWFRRLRIRWEVRDDIHEAFLSLACSIICWRRLQRHQSLRY from the exons GTGGCCCGGCGTCGACCGTGGGAGGTCGAGGACGAGCTGTGGGAGCTGATCGAGCCGCTGTTGCCCAAGGTCGAGCGGCGCTTCCGATACCCCGGACGTAGGCGGTTGGACGACCGCAAGGTGTTGTGCGGCATCCTGTTCGTGCTCTACACGGGTATCCGGTGGGAGTTCCTGCCGCAGGAGCTGGGCTACGGCTCGGGCATGACCTGCTGGCGGCGGTTGCGGGACTGGACCGAGGCAGGGGTGTGGCCGCGGCTGCACGAGCTGCTGCTGGCGAAGTTGCAGGCGGCCGGGGCGCTGGACTGGTCCCGGGCGGCGGTGGACTCCTCCTCGATCAGGGCGGTGAAGGGCGGCC CCAAAACCGGGCCGAGCCCGGTCGACCGCGCCCGAACGGGCTCCAAGCACCACCTGATCACCGACGGCGGCGGTGTGCCCCTGGCGGTGACGCTGACCGGTGCCAACCGCAACGACGTCACCCAGCTGCTGCCGCTGCTCGACGCCGTCCCGCCGGTACGCGGGCGACGCGGACGTCCACGGCGCAGACCCGACCGCGTCTACGCCGACCGGGGCTACGACCACGACACCTATCGAAGGCAGGTTCGCGCCAAGGGCGTCCGGCCATTCATCGCCCGCCGCGGTGTCGAGCACGGCTCCGGGCTGGGCGTCCACCGGTGGGTGGTCGAGCAGGCGCTGGCGCTGCTGCACTGGTTCCGCCGCTTGCGCATCCGCTGGGAGGTCCGCGATGACATCCACGAAGCCTTCCTCAGCCTGGCCTGCTCGATCATTTGCTGGCGCCGACTCCAACGCCACCAGTCATTGCGTTACTGA
- a CDS encoding tetratricopeptide repeat protein, producing the protein MDEAIAILRRTSVDDGDTFHSNLPNLAAMLDRRATCLSLLGRDVEALATSEEVMRLVRDAHSIEEHVVATYLHNLAVQLSMLERHEEAMVANEEVVGVRRVLVAARPEVHRADLALSLNNLAGNLSRLKRHEQAQAAALEAVARYRDLVDINPASFLPQLVRALHTLGSVLAGAERYTEAFAANSEAVMLRRRLVEDDAAAHEPGLAKSLDSLAADLLDLGQPTEAMLAAAEAVVVQRRLVDRIPDAHRRGLAHALYRLSSTLAKAERYADALDPAREAVEVYRVLAEHDPGTFRAELASAHNALANRLAKLDLWSASVVESQTAVELLRACPLGSVAARDQLAATLGNLAVALLQLERIAEALTAAEEAVRISRDLVEQDLVRFRPQLVRPLKALGIALVKAGALPRGLVCLDEAMSLERSVYKESPD; encoded by the coding sequence GTGGACGAGGCGATCGCCATTCTCCGTCGCACGTCGGTCGACGACGGAGACACGTTCCACTCGAACCTTCCGAACCTCGCCGCGATGCTGGACCGCCGGGCCACGTGCCTGTCGCTGCTGGGACGCGACGTCGAGGCGCTCGCCACCTCAGAAGAGGTGATGCGGCTCGTCCGCGACGCGCATTCCATCGAAGAGCACGTCGTGGCAACGTACCTGCACAACCTCGCCGTCCAGTTGAGCATGTTGGAACGGCACGAGGAGGCCATGGTGGCGAACGAGGAGGTGGTGGGCGTCAGACGAGTGCTCGTCGCAGCACGTCCGGAGGTGCACCGCGCCGACTTGGCCCTATCCCTGAACAACCTAGCGGGCAATCTCTCCCGACTGAAACGGCATGAGCAAGCGCAGGCGGCCGCCCTTGAGGCGGTTGCCCGCTATCGAGACCTGGTCGACATCAACCCGGCGTCGTTCCTGCCGCAGTTGGTCCGAGCTCTGCACACGCTCGGCTCCGTCCTGGCTGGGGCGGAGCGGTACACCGAGGCGTTCGCTGCGAATTCCGAGGCCGTCATGCTGCGGCGTCGACTGGTCGAGGACGACGCCGCAGCCCACGAGCCCGGTCTGGCGAAGTCCTTGGATAGCCTGGCAGCCGACCTGCTGGACCTGGGGCAACCCACCGAGGCGATGCTCGCCGCCGCGGAGGCTGTCGTTGTGCAGCGCCGCCTGGTCGACCGCATCCCCGATGCGCATCGCCGCGGCCTCGCGCATGCGCTCTATCGCTTATCGAGCACATTAGCCAAGGCTGAGCGGTACGCTGACGCGCTGGACCCGGCTCGTGAAGCGGTCGAGGTGTACCGGGTGCTCGCCGAGCACGACCCAGGCACCTTCCGGGCCGAGCTGGCCTCCGCGCATAACGCGCTGGCGAACCGGCTGGCCAAGCTGGATCTCTGGTCCGCGTCGGTGGTCGAATCACAGACGGCGGTCGAACTCTTGAGGGCTTGCCCCCTCGGTTCGGTCGCCGCGCGCGACCAGTTGGCGGCCACGCTCGGCAACCTCGCGGTCGCACTGCTGCAATTGGAGCGGATTGCCGAGGCCTTGACGGCGGCCGAGGAAGCGGTACGGATCTCGCGTGATCTCGTTGAGCAAGATCTCGTGCGGTTCCGGCCGCAACTCGTCCGGCCTTTGAAGGCGCTCGGCATCGCGTTGGTGAAGGCAGGCGCGTTGCCGCGAGGGTTGGTTTGCCTCGACGAAGCGATGTCGCTAGAGCGCTCGGTGTACAAGGAATCGCCGGATTAA